The following are encoded together in the Saliniramus fredricksonii genome:
- a CDS encoding LysE family translocator has product MDFAGIGAFAAALFIAAASPGPGVAALLARVLGRGPRGAFAFTFGLAFGDVIWLAFAMAGLIALAQSFAGLFLVVKYAGAAYLAYLAWRLWTAPVSGRDIHADTRRESPVKLFLAGLAVTMGNPKVMVFYVALVPLIFDPTRLGLTGFVLASLVALAVLAVVFGIYIGLAARARRLFTSPRALRLVNRGSGTVMAGAAITIATR; this is encoded by the coding sequence ATCGACTTTGCCGGGATCGGCGCCTTTGCAGCCGCCCTGTTCATCGCCGCCGCCTCGCCAGGGCCGGGCGTCGCCGCCCTGCTCGCGCGCGTGCTCGGACGCGGGCCGCGCGGTGCCTTCGCCTTCACTTTCGGTCTGGCCTTCGGTGACGTCATCTGGCTCGCCTTCGCCATGGCCGGGCTGATCGCGCTGGCGCAGAGCTTCGCCGGCCTCTTCCTCGTGGTGAAATATGCGGGCGCAGCCTATCTCGCCTATCTCGCCTGGCGGCTTTGGACCGCACCGGTCAGCGGGCGGGACATCCATGCCGATACGCGCCGCGAATCGCCGGTGAAGCTGTTCCTCGCCGGCCTGGCCGTGACCATGGGCAATCCCAAGGTAATGGTCTTCTACGTCGCGCTCGTCCCGCTGATCTTCGATCCGACCCGGCTCGGCCTCACCGGATTCGTGCTCGCCTCCCTGGTGGCGCTCGCCGTGCTGGCCGTGGTCTTCGGCATCTATATCGGCCTCGCAGCACGCGCGCGCCGCCTGTTCACCTCGCCACGCGCCCTGCGGCTGGTCAATCGCGGATCGGGCACGGTGATGGCCGGCGCCGCCATCACCATCGCGACGCGGTAA
- a CDS encoding enoyl-CoA hydratase, with protein sequence MTYETILADTRDGGVGLITINRPQALNALNSTVVAEINTALDGFEKDAAIGCIVITGSEKAFAAGADIKEMQDLTFPQTYLDDFITAWDRVAGRRKPIIAAVSGFALGGGCELAMMCDFIIASETAKFGQPEIKLGVLPGAGGTQRLTRFVGKAKAMEMCLTGRMMDAEEAERSGLVSRIVPAADLLEDALKTARGIAGMSIPVAMMVKESVNRAYETTLAEGVRFERRVFHAVFATADQKEGMSAFVDKRKPDFKDA encoded by the coding sequence ATGACCTACGAGACCATTCTCGCTGATACCCGCGACGGCGGCGTCGGCCTGATCACCATCAATCGCCCGCAGGCGCTCAACGCGCTCAATTCCACGGTCGTTGCCGAGATCAACACGGCGCTCGACGGATTCGAGAAGGATGCCGCGATCGGCTGCATCGTGATCACCGGATCCGAGAAGGCCTTCGCTGCCGGGGCCGATATCAAGGAAATGCAGGATCTGACCTTCCCGCAGACCTATCTCGACGATTTCATCACCGCCTGGGACCGGGTCGCAGGCCGGCGCAAGCCGATCATCGCGGCGGTGTCGGGCTTCGCGCTGGGCGGTGGCTGCGAACTCGCCATGATGTGTGATTTCATCATCGCCTCGGAGACCGCGAAATTCGGTCAGCCCGAGATCAAGCTCGGCGTTCTGCCCGGTGCCGGCGGCACGCAGCGTCTGACGCGCTTCGTCGGCAAGGCCAAGGCGATGGAAATGTGCCTCACCGGGCGCATGATGGATGCCGAGGAGGCCGAGCGCTCCGGGCTCGTGTCGCGCATCGTGCCGGCGGCGGATCTTCTCGAGGATGCGCTGAAGACCGCGCGCGGCATTGCCGGCATGTCGATACCGGTGGCGATGATGGTCAAGGAGAGCGTCAACCGCGCCTACGAGACGACGCTTGCCGAGGGCGTGCGTTTCGAGCGCCGTGTCTTCCACGCCGTCTTCGCCACGGCTGATCAGAAGGAGGGCATGTCCGCCTTCGTCGACAAGCGCAAGCCCGATTTCAAGGACGCATGA